Part of the Alteribacter lacisalsi genome, TTTGTTGTCGCCTTTAAACACAGTCGGCTGGACGTAGAAGCCGTCCTTCATGTCGCCGTCAAGCTGTGCCTGCGAGCCGCCAACCAGACACTCGGCACCTTCTTCTTTTCCGATTTCAAGGTAGGAGAGGATCTTTTCGAGCTGCTCCTGTGACGCCTGGGCGCCCATCATCGTGTCCGTATCAAGCGGGTTGCCGGTCTTGATCTGCTTTACCCGTTCTATGGCACGCTCCATAAACTTGTCGTACACAGATTCATGGATAAGTGCGCGGGACGGGCACGTACATACTTCACCCTGGTTGAGAGCGAACATGACAAAACCTTCGATCGCTTTATCGAGAAACGCATCGTCCTGATCCATAATGTCCTCAAAGAAAATGTTTGGTGATTTTCCGCCGAGCTCGAGGGTAACCGGGATGATGTTTTCAGATGCATACTGCATGATCAGGCGTCCGGTCGTTGTCTCACCGGTAAAGGCGATTTTGGCGATCCGGTCGCTCGAGGCAAGCGGTTTACCGGCTTCAACACCGAATCCGCTCACGACGTTAAGTACACCTTTCGGCAGAAGGTCCTTTACAAGGTCGAGCCAGACAAAGATCGAAGCCGGTGTCTGCTCGGCAGGCTTCAGCACAACGCAGTTACCAGTGGCAAGTGCCGGAGCGAGCTTCCACGTGGCCATAAGGATCGGGAAGTTCCACGGGATGATCTGACCCACAACACCGAGAGGCTCGTGGAAGTGGTACGCCACGGTATCGTTATCAATCTGACTGTTCGTTCCTTCCTGGGAACGGATCGCACTGGCAAAATAGCGGAAGTGGTCGATCGCCAGCGGAATGTCGGCATTTAGTGTTTCACGGACAGCTTTTCCGTTGTCCCACGTTTCGGCAACGGCCAGCATTTCTGCATTCTCTTCCATACGGTCAGCAATTTTAAGAAGGATATTGGATCTTTCAGTTACGGACGTTTCACCCCAGGCTTTTTTTG contains:
- the adh gene encoding aldehyde dehydrogenase → MIYSNPNTDGAKVNFESRYDNFINGEFTAPVKGEYFENVSPVTGKVFCEIARSSEEDVEKALDAAHAAKKAWGETSVTERSNILLKIADRMEENAEMLAVAETWDNGKAVRETLNADIPLAIDHFRYFASAIRSQEGTNSQIDNDTVAYHFHEPLGVVGQIIPWNFPILMATWKLAPALATGNCVVLKPAEQTPASIFVWLDLVKDLLPKGVLNVVSGFGVEAGKPLASSDRIAKIAFTGETTTGRLIMQYASENIIPVTLELGGKSPNIFFEDIMDQDDAFLDKAIEGFVMFALNQGEVCTCPSRALIHESVYDKFMERAIERVKQIKTGNPLDTDTMMGAQASQEQLEKILSYLEIGKEEGAECLVGGSQAQLDGDMKDGFYVQPTVFKGDNKMRVFQEEIFGPVVSVTTFKTPEEALSIANDTLYGLGAGVWTRNINTAYRFGRQIEAGRVWTNCYHAYPAHAAFGGYKKSGIGRENHHMMLSHYQQTKNLLVSYSEDKLGFF